The proteins below are encoded in one region of Aulosira sp. FACHB-615:
- a CDS encoding TMEM165/GDT1 family protein, which translates to MDWHLLGLSFITVFLSELGDKSQLAAIALSSRGQSQKAIFFGTAGALLLTSLLGALAGGAVAELLPTRILKAIAAVGFAILAARLLFFNNEESPESE; encoded by the coding sequence ATGGATTGGCATCTTTTAGGACTAAGCTTTATTACAGTTTTTTTATCAGAATTAGGTGACAAAAGCCAGTTAGCGGCGATCGCACTTTCTAGCCGTGGTCAATCTCAAAAGGCGATATTTTTTGGCACAGCAGGCGCGTTATTATTGACTAGCCTTTTAGGCGCATTGGCTGGCGGTGCAGTTGCAGAGTTATTACCTACACGGATATTAAAAGCGATCGCGGCTGTAGGTTTTGCAATTCTGGCTGCAAGGTTATTATTTTTTAACAATGAAGAATCACCCGAATCGGAATAA
- a CDS encoding acyl-CoA dehydrogenase family protein: MKQVVLETFVNQGLETSLSLFDQVKTLSQDFATRAAVHDKDGSFPFENFTALHQARLLGLTIPCDLGGQDLGLASICQVIEGIASGDASTALVLNMHYLQHAKANRSRSWHPEVYKKVCREAIANSALINAARVEPELGTPARGGLPATTAQKTPQGWLLTGHKQYTTGSPILSYFVVWAKTDEDEPQVGNFLVPCDLPGLRIVETWDHLGMRATGSHDLILENVLIPDEYALDIRPVSIKSPPEPMTAVWNSLTLSALYLGVATAGRDWLIEYLGDRTPSNLGTPLASLSRFQIAVGEIEALLYANRQLIYNLAQAVDKGEFEPNVELHAQAVKYLSTTNSIRAVEIGLELIGNPGLMKKNPLERHYRDVLCSRIHTPQNDVICQSLGKAVLNKSAEC; encoded by the coding sequence ATGAAGCAAGTAGTATTAGAAACCTTTGTAAATCAAGGCTTAGAAACTTCTTTGTCACTTTTTGATCAAGTTAAAACCCTATCACAAGATTTTGCGACTCGCGCCGCAGTGCATGATAAAGATGGTTCATTTCCTTTTGAAAATTTTACGGCGCTGCATCAAGCAAGACTGTTGGGTTTAACTATTCCCTGTGATTTGGGTGGACAGGATTTAGGGCTGGCTAGTATTTGTCAAGTTATTGAGGGGATAGCCAGTGGTGATGCTTCTACGGCTTTAGTGTTGAATATGCACTATTTACAACATGCTAAAGCTAATCGTAGTCGTTCCTGGCATCCTGAAGTATACAAGAAAGTTTGTCGGGAAGCGATCGCCAACTCCGCCCTCATCAACGCCGCCCGTGTAGAACCAGAGTTAGGTACACCAGCCAGAGGCGGTTTACCAGCAACAACCGCCCAAAAAACACCACAAGGCTGGCTGTTAACTGGACATAAACAATACACCACAGGTAGTCCAATTCTCAGCTACTTTGTGGTTTGGGCAAAAACAGATGAAGATGAACCCCAAGTTGGTAATTTTTTAGTTCCTTGTGATTTACCTGGGTTGCGAATTGTCGAAACTTGGGATCATTTGGGAATGAGAGCAACTGGGAGTCATGATTTAATCTTAGAAAATGTCCTAATTCCCGATGAATATGCTTTAGATATTCGTCCTGTTTCTATTAAATCACCACCAGAACCGATGACAGCCGTGTGGAATAGCTTGACATTGAGTGCTTTGTATTTAGGAGTTGCCACAGCTGGGCGAGACTGGTTAATAGAATACCTGGGCGATCGCACTCCGTCAAATTTGGGAACACCACTTGCTAGTTTGTCACGCTTTCAAATAGCTGTCGGTGAAATCGAAGCACTGCTGTATGCTAACCGCCAACTAATTTACAACTTAGCCCAAGCAGTTGACAAAGGCGAGTTTGAACCTAATGTAGAATTACACGCACAAGCTGTAAAATATCTCAGCACCACCAACTCAATTCGTGCAGTAGAAATTGGTTTAGAACTTATCGGTAATCCTGGATTAATGAAGAAGAATCCTTTAGAAAGACATTATCGTGATGTTTTGTGCAGTCGTATTCACACACCACAAAATGATGTGATTTGTCAATCTTTAGGAAAAGCAGTACTTAATAAAAGTGCTGAGTGCTGA
- a CDS encoding DUF4149 domain-containing protein, whose amino-acid sequence MNTLSTFAFKRSIWQPAIMLTLGFWLSASLILDWVIMPTLYFSGMMNEAGFTTAGYAIFWNFNRIELLSAAIILTGVLALSKTQHNWHPNTIVFAVILLTVSLLETYFLTPNMCAAGVHLNLFETSTIPAAMDLLHGGYWVLDAVKLLTGGILLGQCWRMQAE is encoded by the coding sequence ATGAATACACTTTCTACATTTGCATTCAAGCGGTCAATTTGGCAACCCGCCATTATGTTGACCTTGGGTTTTTGGTTAAGTGCTAGTCTGATTTTAGATTGGGTAATAATGCCTACCCTTTATTTTTCTGGCATGATGAATGAAGCTGGTTTTACTACAGCAGGCTACGCAATTTTTTGGAATTTTAATCGCATAGAGTTGTTATCGGCGGCGATCATTTTAACTGGTGTATTGGCTTTGAGTAAAACTCAACATAACTGGCATCCTAACACTATTGTGTTTGCGGTTATTTTACTCACAGTATCTCTTCTAGAAACTTATTTTTTAACTCCCAATATGTGCGCGGCTGGTGTTCATCTCAATTTGTTTGAAACATCCACAATTCCCGCAGCAATGGATTTATTACATGGTGGTTACTGGGTATTGGATGCAGTGAAGCTGTTGACTGGCGGAATATTGTTAGGTCAATGCTGGCGGATGCAGGCTGAATAA
- a CDS encoding TMEM165/GDT1 family protein, which produces MKLDTAPVVISAKDLPELKENAKSQLDAANIEPLQSVITESPKKRESTFVVFSTTFITIFLAEIGDKTQLSTLLMSAESHAPWVVFLGSAAALISTSLLGVLLGSWISSRLSPKTVEKSAGVMLLLISVMLFWDVLQG; this is translated from the coding sequence GTGAAACTTGACACTGCGCCTGTGGTTATTTCTGCGAAAGACCTGCCAGAATTAAAAGAAAACGCTAAATCTCAACTGGATGCTGCAAATATTGAGCCTCTGCAATCTGTAATTACGGAAAGTCCCAAAAAGCGAGAATCGACATTTGTTGTTTTCAGCACAACATTCATTACGATATTTCTCGCAGAAATTGGTGATAAAACCCAGCTATCAACCTTATTAATGAGTGCAGAATCTCACGCGCCTTGGGTAGTGTTTCTGGGGTCTGCGGCTGCATTAATCAGCACAAGTTTACTAGGTGTGCTTTTAGGAAGTTGGATATCTAGCCGCCTCAGTCCCAAAACTGTAGAAAAATCCGCCGGAGTCATGTTGCTGTTAATTTCCGTCATGCTGTTTTGGGATGTATTGCAAGGTTAA
- a CDS encoding DUF2808 domain-containing protein, with protein MRPKVLLGAAIASITLIKGYLLPSYAIQLQDGTVYFAQPPRLVNTVTTYNEIYAWGATYYFTISLPENAGEPLQSLAINQHEGVDNITFDLNDSVAFEGKPSGKGQKVALQTVTGDRKTRTITLTFDPPVSPGKTITIGLKPWQNPRSSGVYLFGVTAFPTGEKSHGQFLGYGRLHFYNSGDSVWRPGFWR; from the coding sequence ATGCGTCCTAAAGTATTATTGGGTGCAGCGATCGCCAGCATAACCTTAATCAAGGGCTATCTCCTGCCAAGTTACGCCATTCAATTACAAGATGGCACAGTGTATTTTGCACAACCACCCCGGTTAGTTAATACCGTCACTACTTATAACGAGATTTACGCCTGGGGTGCGACATATTACTTTACAATCAGTTTGCCAGAAAATGCGGGTGAACCACTACAAAGCCTAGCGATTAATCAGCACGAAGGTGTAGACAATATTACTTTTGATTTAAACGACAGTGTGGCTTTTGAAGGTAAACCTTCTGGTAAGGGACAAAAGGTAGCATTACAAACTGTAACAGGCGATCGCAAAACCAGGACAATCACCTTGACATTTGACCCGCCAGTGTCTCCCGGTAAAACCATTACCATTGGTTTAAAACCTTGGCAAAATCCCCGCAGTAGTGGTGTTTATCTGTTTGGAGTTACGGCTTTTCCTACAGGTGAAAAATCTCACGGACAATTTTTAGGTTATGGCAGATTACACTTTTACAATAGCGGTGACTCAGTTTGGCGGCCTGGTTTCTGGCGGTGA